A region from the Equus asinus isolate D_3611 breed Donkey chromosome 3, EquAss-T2T_v2, whole genome shotgun sequence genome encodes:
- the ZNF395 gene encoding zinc finger protein 395, which yields MATVLSRRLGKRSLLGARVLGPPGAAPPSEPQAELLEGVTPQPFLASKDTSCQEQPKEVFKAPSTSGLQQVAFQPGQKVYVWYEGQECTGLVEQHSWAEDKVTVWLLDQKLQICCKAEEVWLAELQGPIPQAPPLEQGTQMPAYRPVSRNIDVPKRKSDAVEMDEMMAAMVLTSLSCSPVVQSPPGADANFSASRAACDPWKESGDVSDSGSSTTSGHWSGSSGVSTPSPPHPQASPKYLGDAFGSPQTDNGFETDPDAFLLDEPAPRKRKNSVKVMYKCLWPNCGKVLRSIVGIKRHVKALHLGDTVDSDQFKREEDFYYTEVQMKEEAAAAAAGAPTADPAPTPGVTSPPLAVLPPPPPKAQSSGPEHPGLESYLPSGALSKSAPGSFWHIQADHAYQALPSFQIPVSPHIYTSISWAAAPSTASSLSPVRSRSLSFSEPQQPPPAMKSHLIVTSPPRAQSSARKARGEAKKCRKVYGIEHRDQWCTACRWKKACQRFLD from the exons ATGGCCACTGTGCTGTCCCGGCGCCTTGGTAAGCGCTCCCTCCTGGGAGCCCGGGTGTTGGGGCCTCCCGGGGCTGCCCCACCCTCGGAGCCTCAGGCGGAGCTGCTGGAGGGGGTGACTCCCCAGCCCTTCCTCGCCTCTAAGGACACTTCCTGCCAGGAGCAGCCCAAGGAAGTCTTCAAGGCTCCCAGCACATCAGGCCTCCAGCAGGTGGCCTTTCAGCCTGGGCAGAAG GTTTATGTGTGGTATGAGGGTCAAGAATGCACAGGACTGGTGGAGCAGCATAGTTGGGCAGAGGATAAGGTGACTGTCTGGCTGTTGGATCAGAAGTTACAAATCTGCTGCAAAGCAGAGGAGGTGTGGCTGGCCGAGTTGCAGGGCCCTATTCCTCAGGCACCACCTCTGGAGCAAGGAACCCAGATGCCAGCCTACAGGCCTGTCTCCAGGAACATTGATGTCCCAAAGAG GAAGTCGGATGCAGTGGAAATGGATGAGATGATGGCGGCCATGGTGCTCACGTCCCTGTCCTGCAGCCCAGTCGTGCAGAGTCCTCCTGGAGCTGATGCCAACTTCTCTG CTTCCCGCGCGGCCTGTGACCCGTGGAAGGAGAGCGGGGACGTGTCCGACAGCGGCAGCAGCACCACCAGCGGGCACTGGAGCGGGAGCAGCGGCGTTTCCACcccctcgcccccccacccccaggccagccccaagtattTGGGGGACGCCTTTggttctccccaaactgataaTGGATTTGAGACCGATCCAGACGCTTTCCTGTTGGATGAACCAGCTCCACGCAAAAGAAAG AACTCTGTGAAGGTGATGTACAAGTGCCTGTGGCCAAACTGTGGCAAAGTCCTGCGCTCTATTGTGGGCATCAAACGACACGTGAAAGCCCTCCACCTGGG GGACACTGTGGACTCCGACCAGTTCAAGCGGGAGGAGGATTTCTACTACACAGAGGTGCAGATGAAGGaggaagctgctgctgctgctgctggcgccCCGACAGCTGACCCAGCTCCCACCCCCGGGGTGACCAGCCCGCCCCTTGCTGTCCTCCCGCCGCCTCCTCCCAAAGCCCAGTCCTCAGGCCCGGAACACCCTGGCCTGGAGTCTTACCTGCCCTCTGGTGCTCTCAGCAAGTCAGCTCCTGGCTCCTTCTGGCACATTCAGGCTGACCATGCATACCAG GCCCTGCCGTCCTTTCAGATCCCCGTGTCGCCACACATCTACACCAGTATTAGCTGGGCTGCCGCCCCCTCCAcggcttcctccctctctccg GTCCGGAGCCGGTCGCTAAGCTTCAGCGAGCCCCAGCAGCCACCACCTGCAATGAAATCTCACCTGATTGTCACGTCTCCGCCCCGGGCCCAGAGCAGCGCCAG GAAAGCCCGCGGGGAGGCTAAGAAGTGCCGCAAAGTGTATGGCATTGAGCACCGGGACCAGTGGTGCACAGCCTGCCGCTGGAAGAAGGCCTGCCAGCGCTTCCTGGACTGA
- the PNOC gene encoding prepronociceptin isoform X3, whose product MKILLCDLLLLSLFSSVSSSCQKDCLACREKLHPALDSFSLGVCILECEGKVLASPLWTPCTKVMGRGSRQLSSAESEHVVAALYQPRASEMHLKRMPRIRSLFQVQKGTEPGMDEAGEMEQKQLQKRFGGFTGARKSARKLANQKRFSEFMRQYLVLSMQSSQRRRTLHQNGVRVIPKTACLQPQTCRPGTRIPSSPRH is encoded by the exons ATGAAAATCCTGCTTTGTGACCTCCTGCTGCTCAGCCTCTtctccagcgtgtccagcagctgCCAGAAGGACTGCCTGGCCTGCAGAGAGAAGCTCCACCCAGCTCTCGACAGCTTCAGCCTTGGG GTGTGCATCCTCGAGTGTGAAGGGAAGGTCTTGGCCAGCCCTCTCTGGACTCCATGCACCAAGGTCATGGGCAGGGGCTCCAGGCAACTCAGCTCTGCTGAGTCAGAGCATGTGGTGGCTGCTCTTTACCAGCCAAGAGCCTCCGAGATGCATCTGAAGAGAATGCCTCGCATCAGGAGCCTGTTCCAAGTGCAGAAAGGGACAGAGCCTGGCatggatgaggctggagagatggAGCAGAAGCAGCTGCAGAAGAGGTTCGGGGGATTCACTGGGGCCCGGAAGTCTGCCCGGAAGTTGGCCAACCAGAAGCGGTTCAGTGAGTTCATGAGGCAGTACCTGGTCCTGAGTATGCAGTCCAGCCAGCGCCGGCGCACCCTGCACCAGAATG GTGTCCGGGTGATCCCCAAAACAGCATGTCTCCAGCCCCAGACCTGCCGGCCGGGTACCAGGATTCCCTCTTCCCCAAGGCACTGA
- the PNOC gene encoding prepronociceptin isoform X4, which yields MKILLCDLLLLSLFSSVSSSCQKDCLACREKLHPALDSFSLGVCILECEGKVLASPLWTPCTKVMGRGSRQLSSAESEHVVAALYQPRASEMHLKRMPRIRSLFQVQKGTEPGMDEAGEMEQKQLQKRFGGFTGARKSARKLANQKRFSEFMRQYLVLSMQSSQRRRTLHQNGNA from the exons ATGAAAATCCTGCTTTGTGACCTCCTGCTGCTCAGCCTCTtctccagcgtgtccagcagctgCCAGAAGGACTGCCTGGCCTGCAGAGAGAAGCTCCACCCAGCTCTCGACAGCTTCAGCCTTGGG GTGTGCATCCTCGAGTGTGAAGGGAAGGTCTTGGCCAGCCCTCTCTGGACTCCATGCACCAAGGTCATGGGCAGGGGCTCCAGGCAACTCAGCTCTGCTGAGTCAGAGCATGTGGTGGCTGCTCTTTACCAGCCAAGAGCCTCCGAGATGCATCTGAAGAGAATGCCTCGCATCAGGAGCCTGTTCCAAGTGCAGAAAGGGACAGAGCCTGGCatggatgaggctggagagatggAGCAGAAGCAGCTGCAGAAGAGGTTCGGGGGATTCACTGGGGCCCGGAAGTCTGCCCGGAAGTTGGCCAACCAGAAGCGGTTCAGTGAGTTCATGAGGCAGTACCTGGTCCTGAGTATGCAGTCCAGCCAGCGCCGGCGCACCCTGCACCAGAATGGTAATGCGTAG